In a single window of the Gossypium hirsutum isolate 1008001.06 chromosome A13, Gossypium_hirsutum_v2.1, whole genome shotgun sequence genome:
- the LOC107893411 gene encoding exosome complex exonuclease RRP46 homolog: MEVDREDGRSQNQLRPLACSRNILHRAHGSASWSQGDTKVLAAVYGPKAGTKKNENPEKACIEVIWKPKTGQIGKPEKEYEMILKRTLESICILTVNPNTTTSIIVQVVNDDGALLPSAINAACMALVDAGIPMKHLAVAICCCLAKSGYVILDPTKLEEQKMKAFAYLVFPNSVRSVLPEGSLRVEGEPIENGIITSVTHGIMSVADYFYCLERGRAASVKLSDFLRRNLQQQSTDSSKAG; encoded by the exons ATGGAGGTCGATAGGGAGGATGGACGCTCGCAGAACCAATTGAGACCTCTCGCATGTTCTCGCAACATTCTCCATCGTGCTCATGGCTCTGCCAGTTGGTCTCAAG GAGATACGAAAGTACTTGCTGCTGTTTATGGGCCGAAAGCTGGAACTAAAAAGAATGAGAACCCTGAGAAAGCTTGCATTGAAGTTATTTGGAAGCCAAAAACAGGACAAATAG GGAAACCGGAAAAGGAATATGAGATGATATTGAAGAGGACCCTAGAGAGTATTTGTATTTTGACAGTTAATCCTAATACTACAACGTCAATTATAGTCCAG GTTGTCAACGATGATGGTGCT CTTCTCCCGAGTGCCATAAATGCGGCATGTATGGCCCTTGTAGACGCAGGGATTCCTATGAAGCATCTTGCTG TCGCAATATGTTGTTGTCTGGCCAAGAGTGGATATGTTATATTGGATCCCACCAAGCTAGAAGAGCAG AAAATGAAGGCTTTTGCATATTTAGTCTTCCCAAACTCTGTCCGTTCGGTCCTTCCTGAAGGATCACTAAGAGTGGAAGGTGAACCTATTGAAAATGGGATTATTACATCTGTCACTCATGGTATAATGTCAG TGGCTGATTATTTTTACTGCTTAGAGCGAGGGCGAGCTGCAAGTGTCAAATTGTCTGATTTTCTCAGGAGGAACTTGCAACAGCAGTCAACTGATTCATCCAAAGCTGGGTGA
- the LOC107893410 gene encoding probable glycosyltransferase At5g03795 — protein MGHELKSLIQLDTRKLIWLIGITFAVIVTFQYIELPYGNVLWSLFPFGKVSVDEKSSILASGPSSTESGFYFNGTNAGNETVHDDEIFEGKDIDTDVITEADVGLNKSSTFDEGTKAWKESSTAEPVELNKNSTVDKAGNETAHDDEIFEGRDIDTDVITEADVGLNKSSTFDEGTKLWKESSTAEPVELNKNSTVDNTGNETAHDDEIFEGRDIDTDVITEADVGLNKSSTFDEGTEALKESSTAELVELNKNSTVNNAESSKSEEFEKDSNITSLNNLNQTGAVNETAKADDFTPEVGLNRSSILDKELNERSNITVLDIVESSNNKSVAEDVGKSEESFASKNDTVDNNTSNNNAPDTGLGPTNITSEKGVETNISAPVVSFNSSISSVEQHVTPSFDKNEKPKPIQNDFTKPSDNSSPRKAPKMKKKPEMLPPAVTTIADMNNLLDQSRVSYESPTPKWSSRADKVLLEARLQIENAPIIKNDPQLYAPLFRNLSMFKRSYELMENTLKVYVYKEGKRPIVHTPVLRGIYASEGWFMKQLETNKKFVTKNPRDAYLFYLPFSSRMLEETLYVPDSHSHKNLIEYLKNYVDTIAAKYPFWNRTEGADHFLVACHDWAPSETRNHMANCIRALCNSDVREGYVFGKDVSLPETYVRNPQKPLRDLGGNPPSKRPILAFFAGSMHGYLRPILLEQWGNKDPDMKIFGKMPNVKGKMNYIRHMKSSKYCLCPRGYEVNSPRVVEAIFYECVPVIISDNFVPPFFEVLNWESFSVFILEKDIPNLKKILLSIPDKRYRQMQLRVKKIQQHFLWHPKPEKYDIFHMILHSVWYNRVFQMKPR, from the exons ATGGGGCATGAACTTAAATCTTTGATTCAATTGGATACCAGAAAATTGATTTGGCTTATAGGAATAACGTTTGCCGTGATTGTAACATTCCAGTATATTGAACTTCCATACGGCAACGTTTTGTGGTCATTATTTCCTTTCGGTAAGGTTTCGGTTGATGAAAAAAGTAGCATCTTAGCTAGTGGTCCGTCGTCTACTGAGTCTGGTTTCTACTTTAATGGTACAAATGCCGGTAATGAGACGGTTCACGATGATGAGATCTTCGAAGGGAAAGACATAGATACTGATGTTATAACAGAAGCAGATGTGGGGTTGAATAAATCTTCTACATTCGATGAAGGTACAAAAGCTTGGAAGGAGTCTTCTACTGCTGAACCGGTAGAGTTAAATAAGAATTCAACAGTGGACAAAGCCGGTAATGAGACAGCTCATGATGATGAGATCTTTGAAGGGAGAGACATAGATACTGATGTTATAACAGAAGCAGATGTGGGCTTGAATAAATCTTCTACATTCGATGAAGGTACCAAACTTTGGAAGGAGTCTTCAACTGCTGAACCGGTAGAGTTAAATAAGAATTCAACAGTGGACAACACCGGTAATGAGACAGCTCATGATGATGAGATCTTTGAAGGGAGAGACATAGATACTGATGTTATAACAGAAGCAGATGTGGGCTTGAATAAATCTTCTACATTCGATGAAGGTACCGAAGCTCTGAAGGAGTCTTCAACTGCTGAACTGGTAGAGTTAAATAAGAATTCGACAGTGAACAATGCTGAAAGTTCAAAATCGGAAGAGTTTGAGAAGGACAGTAACATCACAAGTTTAAATAATCTGAACCAAACTGGTGCTGTTAATGAAACAGCTAAAGCAGATGATTTCACACCAGAAGTAGGCTTGAATAGGTCTTCCATATTAGATAAGGAACTCAATGAACGAAGCAACATTACCGTGTTGGACATTGTGGAAAGTTCCAATAATAAGAGTGTTGCAGAGGATGTTGGCAAAAGCGAGGAAAGTTTTGCTTCAAAGAATGATACTGTTGATAATAACACTTCAAACAACAATGCCCCAGATACAGGCCTTGGTCCAACTAATATTACCTCGGAGAAAGGTGTTGAGACAAATATCAGTGCTCCTGTTGTGTCTTTCAATTCCAGTATATCTTCAGTGGAGCAACATGTGACACCAAGTTTCGACAAGAATGAAAAACCGAAACCGATTCAGAATGATTTCACCAAACCAAGTGATAATTCTTCTCCCCGTAAAGCTCCTAAGATGAAGAAAAAGCCTGAGATGCTACCACCTGCAGTAACTACAATAGCTGATATGAACAATTTGCTAGATCAGAGTCGTGTTTCATATGAATCTCCG ACACCAAAATGGTCTTCAAGAGCAGACAAAGTTCTACTAGAAGCAAGATTGCAGATCGAGAATGCACCCATTATAAAGAATGATCCACAACTTTATGCACCTCTTTTTCGGAACCTTTCTATGTTCAAAAG GAGCTATGAATTGATGGAGAACACACTCAAAGTATATGTCTACAAGGAAGGAAAAAGACCCATAGTACATACACCAGTTCTCAGGGGTATTTATGCCTCTGAAGGATGGTTCATGAAGCAACtagaaactaataaaaaatttgtCACTAAAAACCCAAGAGATGCCTATCTGTTTTACTTACCTTTCAGTTCAAGAATGTTAGAGGAAACTTTATATGTGCCTGATTCTCATAGTCATAAGAACCTTATAGAGTATTTGAAGAACTACGTTGACACGATTGCGGCAAAATATCCTTTCTGGAACAGAACTGAAGGAGCTGATCATTTTCTGGTTGCTTGCCATGACTGG GCACCATCTGAAACAAGAAATCACATGGCCAATTGCATAAGAGCCCTATGCAATTCAGATGTTAGAGAAGGTTATGTTTTTGGCAAGGACGTGTCTCTTCCCGAGACTTATGTCCGGAACCCACAGAAACCTCTTAGAGATCTCGGAGGCAACCCTCCATCTAAGAGACCGATCTTGGCTTTCTTCGCAGGAAGCATGCATGGTTATTTAAGGCCAATCCTGTTAGAGCAGTGGGGAAATAAAGACCCTGACATGAAAATCTTTGGCAAAATGCCTAATGTTAAGGGGAAAATGAACTATATTAGGCACATGAAGAGCAGCAAGTACTGCCTTTGTCCGAGAGGGTACGAAGTTAATAGTCCAAGAGTGGTAGAGGCCATCTTCTATGAATGTGTCCCAGTGATCATATCCGACAATTTCGTGCCTCCATTCTTCGAAGTTTTGAACTGGGAATCATTTTCCGTATTCATTTTAGAAAAGGATATTCCAAACTTGAAGAAGATCCTCTTATCGATCCCCGACAAGCGGTACCGGCAGATGCAGCTGAGAGTCAAAAAGATACAGCAACATTTTCTTTGGCATCCAAAGCCTGAGAAGTATGATATATTTCATATGATTCTTCACTCAGTTTGGTACAATAGAGTTTTCCAAATGAAACCCAGGTAA